A single region of the Bos mutus isolate GX-2022 chromosome 24, NWIPB_WYAK_1.1, whole genome shotgun sequence genome encodes:
- the LOC138985422 gene encoding serpin B4-like, which produces MNLLQDASKPVQMMKQTNSFNFMSLEDVQAKILEIPYKGSELSMMVLLPDEVDGLQELEDQLTAEKLIAWTSPQNMRKRQVDLYLPRFKVEESYDLVPTLQALGMVDAFRDGVADFSGMTGGRDLVVSKVFHKSFVEVTEEGTEAAAATDVEIIERAGRNSESFCCDHPFLFLIKHIKTNSILFCGRVSSP; this is translated from the exons ATGAATTTATTGCAGGATGCAAGCAAACCTGTGCAGATGATGAAACAAACCAATAGTTTCAATTTCATGTCACTGGAGGACGTGCAAGCCAAGATCCTGGAAATCCCGTACAAAGGCTCCGAGCTAAGCATGATGGTGCTGCTGCCCGATGAAGTAGACGGTCTGCAGGAG CTTGAAGACCAGCTCACTGCTGAGAAGTTAATAGCGTGGACGAGCCCACAGAATATGAGGAAGAGACAAGTGGACTTATACCTGCCTCGGTTTAAAGTGGAAGAGAGCTACGACCTCGTGCCCACACTGCAAGCCCTGGGGATGGTGGACGCCTTCCGTGATGGGGTGGCCGACTTCTCGGGCATGACCGGGGGACGCGATCTGGTGGTGTCAAAGGTCTTCCACAAGTCCTTTGTGGAGGTGACCGAGGAGGGCACGGAGGCCGCAGCTGCTACTGATGTAGAAATTATTGAAAGAGCAGGAAGAAATTCTGAGAGTTTCTGCTGCGATCACCCTTTCCTGTTCCTCATCAAGCACATCAAGACCAACAGCATCCTCTTCTGTGGCCGAGTCTCTTCCCCTTAG